The genomic stretch GCATTCATCACCGTCCCGTAGAGGGCGACCCCGAAGGCGCTGCCCACGTTGCGGAAGAACATGTACGAGGCGGTCGCTGTTCCCATGTCGGCGCGCTGCACGTCGTTTTGGAGTGCGACGACGATCACCGTGAGGATCATCCCCATCCCCGTCCCGAGCAGGACCATCAGCGCCGCGATCTCGAGGCGTGACGAGGAGGGAGTGAGGGTCGAGAGGCCGAAGATCGCGAGCGGCACGAGGAACGAGCCCGTCACCGGCCAGCGCTTGTAGCGTCCGCTCTTCGCGACGTGGCGCCCGACGACGACGCTCACGATCGTCACGCTGAGCGAGTTCGGCATGATCAACAGACCCGAAAGGGTGGGTGCGATCCCCGTCACGAGCTGCAGGAACAGCGGCAGGTAGGCGGTCGTCCCGAAGAGCGCGACGAAGGCGAGGAAGCCGACGGAGTTCACGATCCGGAAGGTCGCGTTGGAAAAGAGCTGCAGCGGCAGCAACGGCTCGGGGGCACGCGCCTCGTAGGCGGTGAAGGAGACGACGAGCACCGCCCCGAGGACGAGCAGGCCGATGATCTGCGGCGAGGACCAGGCGTAGGCGCCGCCACCCCAGACGCTCACGAACAGCACCGAGAGCACCGCGCCGGAGAGGAGCAACGTTCCGAGGTAGTCGATGCGCCGTGAGCTGACCGTCGGCGGGAGGTGGAGGACGACCGTCGTCACGGCGAGTGCCACCGCGCCGATCGGCAGGTTGACGTAGAAGCACCACCGCCAGGAGAGGTGCTCGGTGAGCAGGCCCCCGACCGCCGGGCCGGAGATCGCCGAGAAGGTGAAGACGGCGTTCATATAGCCCTGGTACTTGCCGCGCTCGCGTGGCGACAGGACGTCGCCGATGATCGCCATCACGAGCGGGAAGATGCCGCCGGCGCCGATCCCCTGCACGCCGCGGAAGATGATCAGCTCGACCATCGTGTGCGAGAAGCCGCTCAGCGCGGAGCCGAGGAGGAAGATCACGATCGCCGCCTGGAAGACGACCTTGCGACCGAAGAGGTCCCCGAGCTTGCCGTAGAGGGGGGTCGTCGCCGTCGCCGCCAACAGGTAGGCGGTGATCACCCAGGAGAGGTGGTTGAGGCCCCCGAGGTCACCGACGATCGTCGGCAGCGCGGTGGCGACGATCGTCTGGTCGAGCGAGGAGACGAGCACCCCGAGCATCAGCCCGAAGTAGATGACCCGGATCTGGCGGTGGCTGAGGGCCTCCACCCCCGCCGGCGCTCCCCCCACGGCGCCGGGCGCGGCTACAGCGGGGAGGAGACGAACAAGAGCGAGCGCTCGAAGCGGGTCACGGCGCCCCCGAAGCGGTCGTCGACGAGCGCGACGACGCGGGCGTCGAGGCGCTCGCGCCGCTCGGGGTCGATGCCGGCGTGCATCCCGTAGGTCGAGGCCGAGGCGACGAAGCCCTCACCGTCGAAGTCGCGCTGGTAGCGGTACTCGTGGATCTCGGGCTCGCTGAACAGCCCGCACTGGCCGATCTTCTCGGCCCAGCCGTCGGCCACGGTGCGCTGGGAGTTGAAGGTCCCGCCGAGCTCGGGCGCCTCCTCGGCGTAGATGGCGGCGAGCGCCTCCTCGAAGCCCTCCGGGCCGAGATCGACGAGCGTCTGCCAGGCGTGCGCGAAGTGGCCGTCGGGGGCGAGGAGCTCGGCCGCGTGCGCGAAGCCGACGGCCGGGTCGACCCACAGCCAGGAGGTGGCGGCGATCACCAGGTCGACCGAGCCCGCCGGCGCCTGGAAGTCCTCGAAGCGCTCGGCGACGTGCTCGAAGGCGTCACCGATGTGCGCCTTCGCGACGGCGGCCATCGCCTCGGCCGGCTCGATGCAGCGGAGCGCGTAGCCACGCGCCGCGAGGTGCTGGGTGCACAGCCCCGTGCCGGAGCCCACCTCGATGACCACCGAGCCACGGTGCAGGCCCGCGATGCGCTCGAGGTCCTCGAAGAGCTCCTCGGGGTAGTCGGGGCGCGCCCGGTGGTAGGTCTCGGCGGAAGCCTCGAAGACGCGGCGGCGCGCTTCAGTCCGCCCCGCGGAGTAGTCGCTCACCGGCCCACTGTGGCACGTGACTCCCGCAGCGCGCCCCGCTTCCCGCCGCCGCATCCGGGTAGCGTCGCGGCCAGCGGGTCCGCCGGCATCTGGAGGGGATGATGATCAGCGCGCAACGCCTCACCCACTGGTCGATCCCGGTCGCCGACCTCGAGGAGAGCGAGGCCTTCTACGGGGGCTTCCTCGGCCTCGAGTACCGGGGGCGGCTGGGCAACGGAAGGGCCGCTGTCTACCGGGTCGGTGACAGCGACTTCATCGTGTGGGAGTGCGGGCAGCCGACGGACCCCGCGGTCCGCGAGGCGGGGGTGCACTACGCCTTCACCGTGTCGCCCGAGGTCTGGGAGGAGGCGATCGGGGAGATCCACGAGCGGGGCATCCCGCTCCATGGGCCGATCGTCTACCGCGCGCGCGGCGTGTTCCTCGGACGCGAGGTCTACGTCCTCGACCCCTCCGGCAACGTCGTCGAGCTCACCGACCCCACCTGGCATGAGGGGCTGCCGACCCCCACCTTCGAGGAGCTGAATGGGATCGGGGCCGTCGTCCGATAGGGAGTCGGCCGCGGTCGATTCACAGATCGGCGGCGGGCGGCCGTTATCCCCTCATGCCTTCGCTCTCGACCCGCCGACGGCCGCTGTTCCGGCTCTTCGCGACCTACGGCCTCGTCAGCCTCCTCCCCGTCCTGTTGCTCGGCCTCGTCCTCGCCGCGAGCTACCGCTCGGTGGCCACCCAGCGCGGCCTCGCCGAAGGGCGCTCGGAGGGCCTCTTCGTCGCCTGGACCGCGGTCGACCCCTTCCTCGGGAACCGCCCCCTCGCCGACGGCCTCTCCGCGGCGACGCACGCGGCACTCGTCCGCACCGTCGACGGCGCGGTCGACAAGCACGAGGTGCTGCAGGTCCAGCTGCTCGCCCTGAACGGCAGGGCGGTCTTCGCGAGCGCCGGCTCGCCGCGGGTCCTGCCCCCGCTCGGCGGTGCCGCCAGCGAAGCGAGCTGGGGCGCGGTGGCCGCCACCCTGCATCCGCTGCGCGCGGCTCCGGCGTCGGCGGCCAACCCCGAGACCGTCGAGGTCGACGTCCCCCTCTCCGGCAGCGCGAGCAAGCCGATCGGCATGCTCCGCATCGTCCTCCCCTACGCGCCGATCGCCGCCGACGTCGCCTCGGGGCTGCACAGCCTCTACGGCGACCTCGTCTTCGGCCTCGGCGCCCTCTACCTCGTGCTCTTCCTCCTCTCCCTCTCGGTGAGCCGGCGCCTCCGCCAGCAGGTCCGCCTCAACCGCCACCAGGCGGAGCACGACCCGCTCACCGGCCTCCCGAACCGGGCGCGCTTCCACCGCAAGGCCGAGCTCGCCGTCGGCCGCGCCCGCCGCCACGACCGCGAGGCGGCGATCGCGGTGATCGACCTCGACCGCTTCAAGGACGTGAACGACACCCTCGGCCACCACAACGGCGACCGCGTCCTCGTCGAGTTGGCGCGTCGCCTCGCCGCCTTCGTCCGCCCCCAGGACGTCGTGGCGCGCCTCGGCGGCGACGAGTTCGGCGTCATCCTTGACGGCATCGAGGAGCCCGAGGCGGTGCTCACCCAGATGCGCGCCGTGATCGAGCGCGAGTTCGAGCTCGACGGCCTGCCGCTGTCGATCGAGGCCAGCGTGGGCTACGTCGTCTCGCCCGCCGACGGCGTCGACGTCGACGAGCTCCTGCAGCGGGCGGACATCGCGATGTACGTCGCCAAGGCGAGCCACGCGGAGGTCGTCGCCTACCACGACGAGCAGAACCACTACGACCCCGCCCGCCTCAGCCTGATCGCCGAGTTGCGCCACGCGATCGACGCCGGCCAGCTGACGCTGCACTACCAGCCGAAGATGACCCTCTCCGACGGGAGCACCGGCTCGGTAGAGGCGCTCGTCCGCTGGAACCACCCGGTCCTCGGCCTCCTCTACCCCGACCGCTTCCTCCCCCTCGCCGAGCAGACCGACCTCATGGACCGCCTCACCGACTGGGTGCTCTCGACCGCGCTCAACGAGCTCAGCGACCTCGGGCCCGCCGGCTCGCACCTCAGCCTCGCCGTCAACGTCTCGGCGCGGAACCTCGCCTGCGACGACTTCGCCGAGCGCGTCGTCGACGCCCTCGAGCTCGCGGGGGTCGAGAGCCACCGCCTCACCGTCGAGATCACCGAGACCGCGCTGCTCACCGACCCGCTGCGCGCCGCCGCGGTGCTGCACGCCCTTGACCGCGAGGGGGTGAAGGTCAGCCTCGACGACTTCGGCAAGGGCCAGACCTCCCTCGGTTACCTCTCCTCGCTGCCGGTCCGCGAGCTGAAGATCGACCAGGGCTTCGTCACCGACATGCTGAGCTGCCCCTCGCACGCCGCCATCGTCCGCTCGATCGTCGACCTCGGCCACAACCTCGCCCTCGAGGTCGT from Acidimicrobiales bacterium encodes the following:
- a CDS encoding MDR family MFS transporter; the protein is MEALSHRQIRVIYFGLMLGVLVSSLDQTIVATALPTIVGDLGGLNHLSWVITAYLLAATATTPLYGKLGDLFGRKVVFQAAIVIFLLGSALSGFSHTMVELIIFRGVQGIGAGGIFPLVMAIIGDVLSPRERGKYQGYMNAVFTFSAISGPAVGGLLTEHLSWRWCFYVNLPIGAVALAVTTVVLHLPPTVSSRRIDYLGTLLLSGAVLSVLFVSVWGGGAYAWSSPQIIGLLVLGAVLVVSFTAYEARAPEPLLPLQLFSNATFRIVNSVGFLAFVALFGTTAYLPLFLQLVTGIAPTLSGLLIMPNSLSVTIVSVVVGRHVAKSGRYKRWPVTGSFLVPLAIFGLSTLTPSSSRLEIAALMVLLGTGMGMILTVIVVALQNDVQRADMGTATASYMFFRNVGSAFGVALYGTVMNARLRYWVPRLVPHAARSHISAASLAFSPAKVRTLPGPLRLAVVDSFARSLHVVFLFAAPVAALSIPLLLFLREHPLRTGAYVTNVLAEEAEASAALVGAATDG
- a CDS encoding class I SAM-dependent methyltransferase — its product is MSDYSAGRTEARRRVFEASAETYHRARPDYPEELFEDLERIAGLHRGSVVIEVGSGTGLCTQHLAARGYALRCIEPAEAMAAVAKAHIGDAFEHVAERFEDFQAPAGSVDLVIAATSWLWVDPAVGFAHAAELLAPDGHFAHAWQTLVDLGPEGFEEALAAIYAEEAPELGGTFNSQRTVADGWAEKIGQCGLFSEPEIHEYRYQRDFDGEGFVASASTYGMHAGIDPERRERLDARVVALVDDRFGGAVTRFERSLLFVSSPL
- a CDS encoding VOC family protein translates to MISAQRLTHWSIPVADLEESEAFYGGFLGLEYRGRLGNGRAAVYRVGDSDFIVWECGQPTDPAVREAGVHYAFTVSPEVWEEAIGEIHERGIPLHGPIVYRARGVFLGREVYVLDPSGNVVELTDPTWHEGLPTPTFEELNGIGAVVR
- a CDS encoding EAL domain-containing protein, with protein sequence MPSLSTRRRPLFRLFATYGLVSLLPVLLLGLVLAASYRSVATQRGLAEGRSEGLFVAWTAVDPFLGNRPLADGLSAATHAALVRTVDGAVDKHEVLQVQLLALNGRAVFASAGSPRVLPPLGGAASEASWGAVAATLHPLRAAPASAANPETVEVDVPLSGSASKPIGMLRIVLPYAPIAADVASGLHSLYGDLVFGLGALYLVLFLLSLSVSRRLRQQVRLNRHQAEHDPLTGLPNRARFHRKAELAVGRARRHDREAAIAVIDLDRFKDVNDTLGHHNGDRVLVELARRLAAFVRPQDVVARLGGDEFGVILDGIEEPEAVLTQMRAVIEREFELDGLPLSIEASVGYVVSPADGVDVDELLQRADIAMYVAKASHAEVVAYHDEQNHYDPARLSLIAELRHAIDAGQLTLHYQPKMTLSDGSTGSVEALVRWNHPVLGLLYPDRFLPLAEQTDLMDRLTDWVLSTALNELSDLGPAGSHLSLAVNVSARNLACDDFAERVVDALELAGVESHRLTVEITETALLTDPLRAAAVLHALDREGVKVSLDDFGKGQTSLGYLSSLPVRELKIDQGFVTDMLSCPSHAAIVRSIVDLGHNLALEVVGEGVESGEVLRALRDSGCNTAQGFLLGRPMPVEELARWLSAAALRERVSA